The proteins below are encoded in one region of Macrococcus armenti:
- a CDS encoding GlsB/YeaQ/YmgE family stress response membrane protein, whose translation MLGIILTIVMGGLIGWIAGMIMGTDIPGGKIGNVIAGLIGASIGGHLLGEMDPVVWGVSIIPALVGTILLIAIVSIVLQLLHKRR comes from the coding sequence ATGTTAGGAATTATTTTAACAATTGTTATGGGTGGTCTGATTGGTTGGATCGCAGGTATGATTATGGGTACTGATATTCCAGGCGGAAAAATCGGTAATGTCATTGCCGGTCTTATCGGTGCATCTATCGGTGGACACTTATTAGGAGAAATGGACCCTGTTGTGTGGGGTGTAAGTATTATCCCTGCATTAGTAGGTACAATCCTTTTAATCGCAATCGTATCTATCGTTTTACAATTATTGCATAAACGTCGTTAA
- a CDS encoding aldo/keto reductase gives MMNHIQLNNGVSMPQLGLGVYKITDEAMPDVVKTALDAGYRAFDTAHFYFNEASLGKALNETNIPREELFITTKLWNDHQGYEQTKQAFNASLQKLNMDYIDLYLIHWPCPEDDLFIESYKAMEELYHEGKIKALGVANFKEHHLDKLLQETTVIPTVNQIEYHPIFNQDKLQQYCKDKGIAVTAWSPLMRGGELFENETLKRIAEKYNKTVAQVIIRWHIDSGRIVIPKSSNVERIKENIDVCHFELMEQDIETINHLNRNERQFKDPDKIKIGDMK, from the coding sequence ATGATGAATCATATTCAGTTAAACAATGGCGTTTCAATGCCGCAACTTGGACTTGGTGTGTATAAAATTACGGATGAAGCGATGCCCGATGTCGTTAAAACTGCACTGGATGCTGGATATCGTGCATTCGATACGGCACATTTCTACTTTAATGAGGCTTCGCTCGGTAAAGCATTAAATGAAACTAATATTCCACGTGAAGAACTATTTATTACGACGAAACTGTGGAATGACCATCAAGGTTATGAACAGACGAAACAGGCATTTAATGCATCGCTTCAGAAGTTAAATATGGATTATATCGATTTATATTTGATTCACTGGCCATGCCCGGAAGACGATTTATTCATTGAAAGTTATAAAGCGATGGAAGAACTGTATCATGAAGGTAAGATTAAAGCATTAGGTGTCGCTAATTTTAAAGAGCACCATCTGGATAAGCTATTACAGGAAACAACTGTAATTCCGACGGTAAATCAAATCGAGTACCACCCAATTTTTAATCAGGATAAATTACAGCAATACTGTAAAGATAAAGGCATTGCAGTTACTGCATGGAGTCCGTTAATGCGTGGTGGAGAACTATTTGAAAATGAAACATTAAAACGCATCGCTGAAAAATATAACAAAACAGTAGCACAAGTCATTATTAGATGGCATATCGATAGTGGACGAATTGTTATTCCTAAATCATCAAACGTAGAACGTATTAAAGAAAATATTGATGTATGTCATTTTGAGTTAATGGAACAAGATATAGAAACGATTAATCACTTAAATAGAAACGAACGTCAATTTAAAGATCCGGATAAGATTAAAATTGGAGATATGAAGTAA
- the queE gene encoding 7-carboxy-7-deazaguanine synthase QueE — MMKIPVLEIFGPTIQGEGAVIGRKTMFVRTAGCDFSCVWCDSKFTWDGTMKGEIEMLLPETIYERLQSIAPNQFNHVTISGGNPALIKNIAGFVSLLHGKGIEVALETQGTKFQSWMTEIDQLTISPKPPSSTMTHDLDQLDAVIRELNPDKVTLKVVIFNDEDYHFSKTIHKRYPHIKMYLQVGNPYLEDTVEDHTSRLLSHYESLIDKVMPDSEMNDVYVTPQLHTLLWSNKKGV, encoded by the coding sequence ATAATGAAGATACCTGTACTGGAAATATTCGGTCCTACCATTCAAGGTGAAGGTGCGGTTATCGGTCGTAAAACGATGTTTGTCAGAACAGCAGGTTGTGATTTCAGCTGCGTATGGTGTGATTCGAAGTTTACATGGGATGGTACGATGAAAGGTGAGATTGAAATGTTATTACCAGAAACAATTTATGAACGTCTTCAGTCTATTGCACCTAATCAGTTTAACCATGTCACAATATCAGGTGGTAATCCTGCATTAATAAAAAACATAGCTGGATTTGTATCGTTATTACACGGTAAAGGTATTGAAGTGGCGCTTGAAACACAAGGTACGAAATTTCAGAGCTGGATGACTGAAATCGATCAGTTGACGATTAGTCCGAAACCACCAAGTTCAACGATGACACACGATTTAGACCAGCTCGACGCTGTGATTCGTGAGCTGAATCCAGATAAAGTAACATTAAAAGTGGTCATCTTTAATGATGAAGATTATCATTTCAGCAAAACGATTCATAAACGCTATCCACATATTAAAATGTATTTACAAGTAGGTAATCCGTATCTTGAAGATACTGTAGAAGACCATACTTCAAGATTACTGTCACATTATGAATCGTTAATCGATAAAGTAATGCCGGACAGTGAAATGAACGATGTGTATGTTACACCTCAACTGCATACATTACTATGGAGTAACAAAAAAGGTGTATAA
- a CDS encoding YwiC-like family protein: protein MKFKKPNQHGAWAMIIMPVLFGMFATKFNIFQLLFFAGWFMTFFFADHFLFYAKQRKKQIGYLKCALLFLFIAVICYIPIIIYEYKVMMFFLAMVPFGIINYFFAKARNERHIVNDFSAVIIFSIAGVLTYYIQSHQFEWTMTYVFGLSVAYFIGTVFYVKTMIREKRNIHYRNISWVYHALLVIVGYFIHPLVFIAFLPSLIRSVILYGKQLKPIKIGVLEIANAVFITVFIGLFFNIIT from the coding sequence ATGAAATTTAAAAAACCAAATCAGCATGGCGCATGGGCAATGATTATTATGCCTGTATTGTTCGGAATGTTTGCAACAAAGTTTAATATATTTCAGCTGCTCTTTTTTGCAGGATGGTTCATGACATTTTTCTTTGCAGATCACTTTCTGTTTTATGCGAAGCAGAGAAAGAAGCAAATAGGGTATTTAAAGTGTGCATTATTGTTTTTATTTATCGCTGTAATTTGTTATATACCGATAATCATTTATGAATATAAAGTTATGATGTTTTTCTTAGCGATGGTCCCGTTTGGTATTATTAATTATTTCTTTGCAAAAGCACGTAACGAACGCCATATCGTAAATGATTTTTCTGCTGTCATCATCTTCTCAATTGCAGGAGTACTCACATATTACATTCAATCTCATCAATTTGAATGGACGATGACATATGTATTCGGGCTGAGCGTTGCGTACTTTATTGGAACGGTGTTCTATGTAAAGACGATGATTCGCGAGAAAAGAAATATCCATTATCGTAATATATCATGGGTATACCATGCATTACTTGTTATCGTAGGCTACTTTATTCATCCGTTAGTATTTATCGCATTTTTACCGAGTTTAATACGTTCAGTTATATTATACGGAAAACAGCTTAAACCGATTAAAATAGGGGTGCTGGAAATTGCGAATGCGGTTTTTATTACAGTATTTATCGGATTATTTTTTAATATCATCACATAA
- a CDS encoding DUF3817 domain-containing protein has protein sequence MDNSTLKSVFRFFGFLEGGSLLLLLFIAMPLKYFAGKPEVVTVVGAIHGFLFTVYIITLILLTIKTKWPVKWPAIGFLVAFIPFGTFVYDHYYIRSKYY, from the coding sequence ATGGATAATAGTACGTTAAAGAGCGTGTTTAGATTCTTTGGATTTTTAGAAGGTGGTTCATTGCTTTTACTTTTGTTTATCGCAATGCCATTGAAGTACTTTGCAGGTAAGCCTGAAGTTGTAACTGTTGTAGGGGCAATACATGGCTTCTTATTCACTGTATATATTATTACATTAATATTATTAACGATTAAAACAAAGTGGCCAGTGAAATGGCCAGCAATTGGTTTTCTCGTTGCATTCATACCATTTGGTACGTTTGTGTATGATCATTATTATATTCGTTCAAAGTATTATTAA
- the queC gene encoding 7-cyano-7-deazaguanine synthase QueC, with the protein MKQLNSNKALVVFSGGQDSTTCMFYAMHHYDEVELVTFNYGQRHALEIDIAKQIAVEQGLKHHVLDMSLLSQLSPNALTHHDLQIEGDDIPNTFVPARNLLFMSFAAALAYQINAKHIITGVCETDFSGYPDCRDNFIKSLNVTINLSMDLNFEIHTPLMWLDKKETWALADTLGQLDYVRNKTLTCYNGVPADGCGECPSCKLRNNGLNQYLQEKESGDL; encoded by the coding sequence ATGAAACAACTGAATTCTAACAAAGCACTTGTCGTCTTTAGTGGCGGTCAGGATAGCACAACGTGTATGTTCTATGCGATGCATCATTATGATGAAGTAGAACTTGTAACATTTAACTATGGACAACGTCATGCACTTGAAATCGATATCGCAAAACAAATTGCAGTAGAACAAGGTTTAAAGCATCATGTACTTGATATGTCATTACTCTCACAATTATCACCAAACGCATTAACACACCACGACTTACAAATCGAAGGTGATGATATTCCAAATACTTTCGTTCCTGCGCGTAACTTGCTATTTATGAGCTTTGCAGCTGCACTTGCTTATCAGATTAATGCAAAGCATATCATTACAGGTGTATGTGAAACTGACTTTTCAGGATACCCGGACTGCCGTGATAATTTTATTAAGTCGCTCAATGTCACAATTAACTTATCAATGGATTTAAACTTTGAAATTCATACACCTTTAATGTGGCTGGATAAGAAAGAAACATGGGCACTTGCAGATACGTTAGGACAACTGGACTATGTGCGTAACAAAACATTAACATGTTATAACGGTGTACCTGCAGACGGATGTGGAGAATGTCCAAGCTGTAAACTGAGAAATAACGGTCTTAATCAATACTTACAAGAAAAAGAAAGCGGTGATTTATAA
- a CDS encoding alpha/beta fold hydrolase: protein MLYFKTYIKDKDAPWITFIHGAGGSSTIWFKQIRYFRKDFNILLVDLRGHGRSTEVIWKKDDSFKTLAVEVIEVLDELNIEQTHIIGMSLGTIVSQTIANRYPERVSSLVLGGAIISLDIRTKFLLMVGRLTKNFIPFMLLYKLFAWIIMPKKAHEESRLAFINEAKKMSQKQFVKWFSLTKLINPYLSHLQVATKTIPTLFIMGEEDYLFIPPVEKVVKENGNFNLEIIKDSGHVCNIDQPERFNDLSKAFISIHSV, encoded by the coding sequence ATGTTATATTTTAAAACATATATAAAAGATAAAGATGCACCTTGGATCACATTTATTCATGGTGCCGGAGGTAGTTCAACGATTTGGTTTAAACAAATACGTTACTTCCGTAAAGATTTTAATATTTTACTTGTAGACTTACGTGGGCATGGGCGTTCAACAGAAGTAATCTGGAAAAAGGATGACTCATTTAAAACGCTTGCTGTCGAAGTCATAGAAGTACTTGACGAACTAAACATTGAACAAACACATATTATCGGAATGAGTTTAGGTACGATTGTATCGCAGACAATCGCAAATCGATATCCTGAACGCGTATCATCTCTTGTGCTAGGGGGAGCGATTATATCACTTGATATTCGTACGAAGTTTTTACTGATGGTAGGGAGATTAACTAAGAACTTTATTCCATTCATGCTGCTCTATAAACTATTTGCCTGGATTATAATGCCGAAGAAAGCACATGAGGAATCGCGTCTTGCCTTTATAAATGAAGCTAAAAAGATGAGTCAGAAACAGTTTGTAAAATGGTTTAGTTTAACAAAGTTGATCAATCCATATTTAAGTCACCTTCAAGTTGCTACAAAGACGATACCTACATTGTTCATTATGGGAGAAGAGGATTATTTATTTATTCCGCCTGTAGAGAAAGTTGTGAAAGAGAATGGTAACTTCAACCTCGAGATAATTAAAGATTCTGGACATGTATGTAACATTGATCAGCCTGAACGATTTAATGATTTAAGCAAGGCATTTATTAGCATACATTCTGTATAA
- a CDS encoding hemolysin family protein, translating into MDIQTISNLLLFALLIALTALFVGSEFSLVKVRTSRIDQLVSEGNAAAKIVQHMVHHLDYYLSACQLGITVTALGLGWIGESTFESLIHPVLHLFHIPTEMSKPITIFLSFFIVTFIHVVIGELAPKSLAIQYAEKMTLAFARPLYFFGIIMKPLIFTMNGTARLILRIFGVQPADHEQAMSEEELKIIMTQSYQSGEINHTELAYMQNIFSFDERLAKDIMVPRTQMISLTQPFNIEELLEVINEHQFTRYPITEDGDKDHIIGFINVKEFLTKYASGDPVRITDHIHDLPLIHEVTRISDALIKMQRERVHIALVIDEYGGTAGIITMEDILEEIVGEIRDEFDEDEVNDIIKTGEDTYQINSRVLLDELTEKFGIEFEDSDDIDTIGGWIQAQNPDIEKDDYIDTKYDKWVVLESENHQIITVALHKDFNASRNNPDEEEEA; encoded by the coding sequence TTGGACATACAGACCATATCAAATTTATTATTATTTGCATTATTAATCGCATTAACTGCATTATTCGTAGGATCAGAGTTTAGTTTAGTAAAGGTAAGAACTTCAAGAATTGATCAACTCGTGTCAGAAGGTAACGCTGCTGCAAAGATTGTTCAGCACATGGTGCATCATCTAGATTATTATTTATCAGCGTGTCAGCTTGGTATTACGGTAACAGCTTTAGGGCTTGGTTGGATTGGTGAATCAACTTTTGAATCTTTAATTCATCCTGTCTTACATTTATTCCATATTCCAACTGAGATGAGTAAACCTATCACGATATTTTTAAGTTTCTTTATCGTTACGTTTATCCATGTTGTTATCGGGGAACTTGCGCCGAAATCTTTAGCGATTCAGTACGCTGAGAAAATGACATTAGCATTTGCGAGACCGCTTTACTTCTTCGGTATTATTATGAAACCATTAATTTTTACAATGAACGGTACAGCGCGTTTAATTTTACGTATTTTTGGTGTTCAACCAGCAGATCATGAACAGGCGATGAGTGAAGAAGAACTGAAGATTATTATGACACAAAGTTATCAAAGTGGAGAAATCAACCATACAGAGCTAGCGTATATGCAGAACATTTTTAGTTTTGATGAGCGATTAGCAAAAGATATTATGGTTCCGAGAACTCAGATGATTTCATTAACGCAACCGTTTAATATTGAGGAACTGTTAGAAGTGATTAATGAACATCAGTTTACGCGTTATCCAATTACAGAAGATGGAGATAAAGACCACATTATTGGATTTATTAACGTTAAGGAATTTTTAACGAAATATGCTTCAGGTGACCCTGTACGTATTACAGATCATATTCATGACTTACCGTTAATTCACGAAGTAACACGTATTAGTGATGCATTAATAAAAATGCAGCGTGAACGTGTACATATCGCGCTCGTTATTGATGAGTACGGTGGTACAGCAGGTATCATTACGATGGAAGATATATTAGAGGAAATCGTCGGTGAAATTCGTGACGAATTCGATGAAGATGAAGTTAACGATATTATTAAAACAGGTGAAGATACATACCAGATTAATAGTCGTGTATTATTAGATGAACTTACAGAGAAATTTGGAATTGAGTTTGAAGATTCTGATGATATTGATACAATCGGTGGTTGGATTCAGGCACAAAATCCTGATATTGAAAAGGATGATTATATTGATACGAAATATGACAAATGGGTCGTATTAGAGTCGGAAAACCATCAGATTATTACTGTTGCATTGCATAAAGACTTCAATGCTTCAAGAAATAATCCGGATGAGGAAGAGGAAGCATAA
- a CDS encoding pseudouridine synthase — protein MRINKFLSEAGICSRRGADKWIEAGRIKINGVKAELGSKVTDDDVVEVDNKVVKLNTDKGYVYIKLNKPRGITSTTERHIKGNIVDFVGHHERIFHIGRLDKDSEGLILITNDGDIVNEILRKEGRHEKEYIVTVDKPITDDFVKQMSEGVAILDTVTLPAKVEKLSAKTFKIILTQGLNRQIRRMTEALGYEVKQLRRIRVMNILVDDLKLGQWKDLTDSEKDELFTMLKYTPKR, from the coding sequence ATGAGAATTAATAAGTTTTTATCTGAAGCTGGTATTTGTTCCAGACGTGGTGCAGATAAGTGGATTGAAGCAGGTCGTATAAAGATTAATGGTGTTAAAGCAGAGCTTGGCAGTAAAGTAACAGACGATGACGTTGTTGAAGTTGATAATAAAGTTGTAAAACTGAACACGGATAAAGGCTACGTATATATTAAACTGAATAAACCACGTGGGATTACGTCAACGACTGAACGTCATATTAAAGGAAATATCGTTGACTTTGTAGGACATCATGAGCGCATCTTCCACATCGGAAGACTGGATAAAGATTCTGAAGGACTTATATTGATCACGAATGATGGAGATATCGTTAATGAAATATTACGTAAAGAAGGTCGTCATGAGAAAGAGTATATCGTAACGGTTGATAAACCGATAACGGATGATTTTGTTAAGCAGATGTCTGAAGGTGTTGCAATATTGGACACGGTCACATTACCGGCAAAAGTAGAAAAGCTAAGTGCAAAGACATTCAAAATTATATTAACACAAGGGCTTAATCGACAAATTCGTCGTATGACAGAAGCTTTAGGATATGAAGTTAAACAGCTACGTCGTATACGAGTTATGAATATACTTGTTGATGATTTAAAGTTAGGACAATGGAAAGACTTAACAGATAGCGAGAAAGATGAACTCTTTACAATGCTGAAGTACACACCGAAACGTTAA
- a CDS encoding PTS fructose transporter subunit IIABC yields MRITDLLTFDTMAMDLQATTKDGVIDELVETLSTAGILSDKTSFKEAIHAREAQSTTGVGEGIAIPHAKSDAVKKPAIAFGKAIDGIEYESLDGQPARLFFMIAAPAGGAQTHLEALAKLSGILMNEEVCTELLHATTKEEVIETINLHDEIEKDEEVILAPTGDAKDEQLVLAVTACPTGIAHTYMAADALKNQAVKMGVPIKVETNGSGGVKNKLTDEEIKNATGIIVAADVNVETSRFHGKNVVTVPVADGIKRPEELINMALDTSRPAYVAKNEKAASGATAEKKGVYKHLMSGVSNMLPFVIAGGILIALSFFWGIHSADPKSEEYNAFAAMLMFIGGDNAFKLMVPVLAGFIAMSIADRPGFAPGMVGGMMAVAGGSGFLGGLIAGFLAGYLMIGIKRAFNWLPQALDGIKPTLIYPVFGVLITGLAMAYVINPPAKFLNEAMTNGLNGLSGTNAILLGLVLGGMMAIDMGGPFNKAAYTFGLAAFESGHYAPITAAMIGGMVPPLALALSMILFKKKYTKTQRGSIVSNAVMGASFITEGAIPFAAADPLRVIPSMIAGSATAGALAMAFGCSISAPHGGIFVVGLDKAHWPMFLLALIIGVVVSAVIYGVIKKRPEEV; encoded by the coding sequence ATGAGAATTACAGATTTGCTTACATTTGATACGATGGCAATGGATTTACAGGCAACGACGAAAGACGGCGTTATCGATGAATTAGTAGAAACATTATCAACAGCAGGCATATTATCAGATAAAACATCATTCAAAGAAGCAATACATGCACGTGAAGCACAGAGTACGACAGGTGTCGGTGAAGGAATTGCAATACCTCATGCGAAGAGTGATGCGGTAAAGAAACCGGCGATTGCATTTGGTAAAGCAATTGATGGTATTGAGTATGAGTCGCTAGACGGACAACCTGCAAGATTATTCTTTATGATTGCAGCACCAGCTGGTGGGGCACAAACGCATCTTGAAGCACTTGCGAAATTATCAGGTATATTAATGAATGAAGAAGTATGTACAGAGTTATTGCATGCGACGACGAAAGAAGAAGTTATCGAAACAATTAACTTACACGATGAAATCGAGAAAGATGAAGAAGTGATTCTCGCACCGACAGGAGATGCTAAAGATGAGCAACTAGTACTTGCAGTTACAGCATGTCCGACAGGGATTGCGCATACTTATATGGCAGCAGACGCGCTGAAAAATCAGGCAGTGAAAATGGGCGTGCCAATTAAAGTTGAAACGAACGGATCCGGTGGCGTTAAAAATAAATTAACGGATGAAGAAATTAAAAATGCAACAGGTATTATCGTTGCAGCTGATGTGAATGTTGAAACAAGCAGATTCCATGGTAAAAATGTTGTAACAGTTCCAGTAGCAGACGGTATTAAGCGACCAGAAGAACTGATCAACATGGCGTTAGATACTTCAAGGCCTGCATATGTTGCGAAAAATGAGAAAGCAGCGAGTGGTGCTACAGCAGAGAAAAAAGGAGTATATAAACATTTAATGAGTGGTGTATCTAATATGCTGCCATTCGTTATTGCAGGAGGGATATTAATTGCATTAAGTTTCTTCTGGGGGATTCATTCAGCGGATCCAAAGTCTGAAGAATATAATGCCTTTGCAGCAATGCTAATGTTTATCGGTGGAGATAACGCTTTTAAATTAATGGTTCCTGTACTTGCTGGATTTATTGCGATGAGTATTGCAGATAGACCAGGATTCGCACCAGGTATGGTCGGTGGTATGATGGCAGTTGCAGGTGGATCAGGATTTTTAGGTGGTTTAATTGCCGGATTTTTAGCCGGATATTTAATGATAGGAATTAAACGTGCATTCAATTGGTTACCACAAGCATTAGATGGTATAAAGCCGACATTAATATATCCGGTGTTTGGTGTATTAATAACAGGACTTGCAATGGCGTACGTTATAAATCCACCTGCGAAGTTCCTAAATGAAGCAATGACAAATGGATTAAATGGTTTAAGTGGAACTAACGCTATCTTACTTGGACTAGTATTAGGTGGTATGATGGCAATTGATATGGGTGGTCCATTCAACAAAGCAGCATATACTTTTGGATTAGCAGCATTTGAATCAGGACATTATGCACCAATAACTGCAGCTATGATTGGTGGAATGGTGCCTCCATTAGCTTTAGCATTATCAATGATTTTATTTAAGAAAAAATATACGAAAACACAACGCGGTTCAATTGTATCAAACGCTGTAATGGGTGCATCATTTATTACAGAAGGTGCAATACCATTTGCTGCAGCAGATCCACTACGTGTTATCCCATCAATGATCGCAGGAAGTGCGACGGCTGGAGCGCTTGCTATGGCATTTGGATGTAGTATTTCAGCGCCACATGGTGGAATCTTTGTTGTAGGATTAGATAAAGCACACTGGCCAATGTTCTTACTTGCATTAATAATTGGTGTTGTTGTTTCAGCAGTAATTTATGGCGTCATTAAAAAACGTCCTGAAGAAGTATAG
- a CDS encoding anthranilate synthase component II — protein sequence MILMIDHDDSFTYNIVHYLEAMDETVRVVRSEVVTIEYIERLSPEFIILSPGPGHPTEAIMAHKVIDTFGDRIPILGICLGFQVIVQHFNHEVKKLSPVHGHIGYVEHNGTGIYQGVEAPAQVARYHSLGTMDNIQMPLIVTGMTDNIVMSVSHESWPLYGIQFHPESVLTTSGYTMLNNFLTLGREFYARSH from the coding sequence ATGATTTTAATGATAGACCATGATGATTCGTTTACATATAATATCGTTCATTACTTAGAAGCAATGGATGAAACGGTTCGCGTCGTACGTTCTGAAGTAGTGACGATTGAATATATAGAGCGTTTATCTCCGGAATTTATTATATTATCACCTGGACCAGGACATCCTACAGAAGCAATTATGGCACATAAAGTTATCGATACATTCGGAGACCGTATTCCGATTCTTGGCATATGTCTTGGTTTTCAAGTAATCGTACAGCATTTTAATCACGAAGTTAAGAAGCTGTCACCAGTACATGGGCATATCGGCTATGTAGAACATAACGGTACCGGCATTTATCAAGGTGTAGAAGCACCAGCACAAGTTGCAAGGTATCACTCTTTAGGAACGATGGATAATATTCAAATGCCGTTAATTGTTACCGGTATGACGGATAATATTGTGATGAGTGTTTCACATGAATCATGGCCATTGTACGGTATTCAGTTTCATCCAGAATCTGTACTTACAACTTCCGGCTATACGATGCTCAATAATTTCTTAACGTTAGGACGTGAATTTTATGCGCGCAGTCATTAA
- the queD gene encoding 6-carboxytetrahydropterin synthase QueD — MMQQLYPQVNHNYAFELNKDINFSAAHFIPNEKAGVCSRVHGHTYFANITIGGNELDEMGFLVNFRDIKSIINNTFDHRLMNDLEVFQNTPPSTENVAKLIFEKIEAHLNTLPHGPKVLQIYLRETPTSYVLYRGKR; from the coding sequence ATGATGCAGCAACTATACCCTCAAGTGAATCATAACTATGCATTTGAACTGAACAAAGATATTAACTTCTCTGCCGCACACTTTATTCCGAATGAGAAAGCTGGTGTATGTAGCCGCGTTCACGGACACACATACTTTGCGAATATAACAATCGGTGGTAATGAACTTGATGAAATGGGTTTTCTCGTTAATTTCAGAGATATAAAGTCTATCATCAATAATACGTTTGACCATCGTTTAATGAATGATTTAGAAGTATTTCAAAACACACCGCCATCAACAGAAAACGTCGCAAAACTTATTTTCGAAAAAATTGAAGCACATTTAAATACTCTTCCACATGGACCGAAAGTACTGCAAATTTATTTACGAGAAACACCGACAAGCTACGTATTATATAGAGGTAAACGATAA
- a CDS encoding TIGR00266 family protein: MNNHEIDYKIYGDDMQYVEIELDPNETVISEAGSMMMINPNIQMETIFGDGSTSGGNGFMDKLFAAGRRTLTGESLFMTTFTNRGMGKEHVYFASPYPGKIIPIDLSQFGGEFICQKDAFLAAAKGVQIGIALQKRLGVGFFGGEGFIMQRLSGDGMAFIHAGGAIMKRDLQPGETLLVDTGCLVGMTKDVDYDIETVPGLKTKLFGGEGLFLARLRGPGTVYVQSLPFSRFASRIFAAAPVTGKQTGESGIGGLFDMFSD; this comes from the coding sequence ATGAACAACCACGAAATAGATTACAAAATTTATGGCGATGACATGCAATACGTTGAAATTGAACTTGATCCAAATGAAACAGTAATATCTGAAGCTGGTAGCATGATGATGATCAATCCGAATATACAGATGGAAACAATCTTTGGTGATGGTTCTACAAGTGGCGGCAACGGCTTTATGGATAAACTATTCGCTGCAGGCCGTCGTACATTAACAGGTGAAAGTTTGTTTATGACAACATTTACAAACCGAGGAATGGGCAAAGAACATGTTTACTTCGCATCCCCATATCCAGGTAAAATCATTCCGATAGATTTATCTCAATTTGGCGGTGAATTTATTTGTCAGAAAGATGCATTTTTAGCAGCTGCTAAAGGGGTACAAATCGGTATTGCACTGCAGAAACGCTTAGGTGTCGGATTCTTCGGTGGAGAAGGATTTATTATGCAGCGTTTATCAGGTGATGGTATGGCATTTATCCATGCGGGTGGAGCGATAATGAAACGTGATTTACAACCTGGAGAGACGTTACTTGTTGATACAGGTTGCTTAGTCGGTATGACGAAAGATGTCGATTACGACATTGAGACTGTACCGGGTTTAAAAACAAAACTATTTGGTGGTGAAGGGTTATTCCTTGCGCGTTTACGTGGTCCAGGAACAGTTTATGTTCAGTCATTACCATTCTCAAGATTTGCAAGCCGTATATTTGCAGCAGCACCGGTAACGGGGAAACAAACAGGCGAAAGTGGTATCGGCGGACTGTTTGATATGTTCAGCGATTAA